A DNA window from Roseofilum reptotaenium CS-1145 contains the following coding sequences:
- the hypB gene encoding hydrogenase nickel incorporation protein HypB → MCTDCGCAVTPGKVEIHSHSHPPHDHHHDHAHDHHHGDRAHTHTLPVHQAILAKNDRLAERNRGYFLAKGLLVLNILSSPGSGKTTLIQRTLSDLGKRLPAGVIVGDLATDNDAQRLRETGAPVVQITTGSICHLEADMIAQAIAEIPLDLLQLLIIENVGNLVCPAAYDLGETLRIALLSTTEGEDKPLKYPTLFKSADVILLNKIDIAEVVGFDREIALKNLQQVAPQAQVFEISARSGFGLEQWYGYLEEQINPIAPQLVH, encoded by the coding sequence ATGTGTACTGATTGTGGTTGTGCTGTAACCCCTGGAAAAGTTGAGATTCATAGCCATTCTCATCCCCCCCATGATCATCATCATGATCATGCCCACGATCATCATCACGGCGATCGTGCCCATACCCATACCCTACCGGTTCACCAAGCCATTTTAGCCAAAAATGACCGCCTCGCTGAACGCAACCGAGGCTATTTTTTAGCCAAAGGGCTGTTAGTTTTGAATATCCTTTCTTCTCCAGGTTCTGGCAAAACAACCCTGATTCAACGCACCCTCTCGGATCTGGGAAAACGACTCCCCGCAGGGGTGATCGTGGGAGATTTAGCCACTGATAATGATGCTCAAAGATTACGGGAAACCGGCGCACCTGTCGTGCAAATTACCACCGGCAGTATCTGCCATTTAGAAGCCGATATGATTGCCCAGGCGATCGCCGAAATTCCCCTTGACCTATTACAGCTTTTGATCATAGAAAACGTCGGCAATTTGGTTTGTCCCGCTGCCTACGATCTCGGCGAAACCTTGCGCATAGCCCTACTTTCCACCACAGAAGGAGAAGATAAGCCCCTTAAATATCCTACCCTGTTTAAGAGTGCTGATGTCATTTTGCTCAACAAAATTGACATTGCTGAAGTCGTTGGATTCGATCGCGAAATTGCCCTCAAAAACCTTCAGCAAGTCGCCCCACAAGCCCAAGTTTTTGAAATATCTGCCCGCAGTGGTTTTGGTCTCGAACAGTGGTATGGTTATTTAGAGGAACAAATTAACCCAATTGCTCCCCAATTAGTACATTGA